A single region of the Prochlorococcus marinus str. MIT 0917 genome encodes:
- a CDS encoding pyridoxine 5'-phosphate synthase, with protein MASLGVNIDHIANVREARKTFEPDPVKMVLLAELGGADGITVHLREDRRHIQDRDLNLLKETVHTRLNLEIAATEEMISIALNLKPDMVTLVPEKREEVTTEGGLDVIKHKNKLKEIIQRLSDEDIPVSLFVDPVQAQLENCAEVKAAWIELHTGKYAITKNKARHLELSILRESTAKAKSYGLRVNAGHGLTYQNVEPIAAIEGIEELNIGHTIISRAISVGLSQAVKEMKSLIINPRKENFLL; from the coding sequence ATGGCAAGTCTTGGCGTAAACATTGATCACATAGCAAATGTCCGAGAAGCTCGTAAGACATTTGAACCTGACCCAGTAAAAATGGTTCTTTTAGCGGAATTAGGTGGTGCTGACGGTATAACAGTTCATCTAAGAGAAGATAGAAGGCATATTCAAGATAGAGATCTCAATCTTCTAAAAGAGACTGTTCATACTCGACTAAATCTGGAAATAGCTGCAACTGAGGAAATGATTTCAATAGCACTTAATCTCAAACCAGATATGGTTACATTAGTTCCTGAAAAAAGGGAAGAGGTCACTACAGAAGGAGGACTTGATGTCATTAAACACAAAAACAAATTGAAGGAAATAATTCAACGTCTTTCCGATGAGGATATTCCAGTTAGTCTTTTTGTTGATCCAGTCCAAGCTCAATTAGAAAATTGTGCTGAAGTAAAGGCTGCCTGGATTGAACTACACACAGGTAAATATGCAATTACAAAAAACAAGGCAAGACATTTGGAATTATCAATTCTTAGAGAGAGCACAGCTAAAGCAAAATCCTATGGTTTGAGAGTAAACGCAGGACATGGATTAACATATCAAAACGTTGAACCGATTGCAGCTATCGAAGGGATTGAAGAATTAAATATTGGCCATACAATTATTTCTAGAGCCATTTCAGTAGGTCTATCTCAGGCAGTAAAAGAAATGAAAAGCCTAATTATCAATCCAAGAAAAGAAAACTTCTTACTTTAA
- a CDS encoding exodeoxyribonuclease V subunit gamma, whose translation MLTIYRSNKAEWLAEILGQELRLNPPEITEEVNIIVSTWPSSRWLSEKLSIINNINALVKYPFPGSYLKGLVKRIIGIDPNEKDQWEKNHLVWNILELLPELMKDEEAQVIRSWIKISDKENEQINLNLWDLANNIAEIFDDYILYRPEIIKQWLSKKTEKNPREISINKNIHWQKILFNLLHKKINKDPFCIQVEKAIKRLKKDDIPKLDYPKNLYIYGLSSLAPLQIDLIQAFSKVINIKIYLISPCNDLWQRCEARRLQFRNTWNTPPDSQWLLESPRLEALLGRMGAEFQQLLEGSGEYQLGEKNEQDIFSLTADIVTNKGNKPNLLEQLQQELLVTKSETILTKEKSDKSLLFLKSPGKYRQVELIRDHILQLFANDKELQPRDILIMTPQVDSYAPIIASIFNNIDHNTTQLPWVITDRSQEDKVGLIHFVLNLLEISASRLTASIFENLLTNPAFQAQQNISNEEVSEITKNLQSAGFTWGLDSSERFGDETHSLCWCLERFLLGLVLPNDPINGISNISPYSENISSTEFIKVWGILSKLCNYIDAIRSSRSCQEWIKLITSLVKDLFGDGGEWAWEEQQLLTIVNSWGLITDNCELEIDCLIVKDIITKALSSTNGKFGHRTGKITISALEPMRAIPHQIIIVMGLESRTFPRIDNRRSFNLLERKRELGDPNQYDKDRYSLLEALISTRQHLLLSWNSKDEKTGEDLEPPSPIQQWMNYLKIKLGANTFQDILIEPPANPLDHFNFIKTENPQIMSCDMKNLEARKWLEKAIPTKDVSLALPIKWKGINVSELKSYSFEKTKEWLLNPQITWLKENEIQSKEFVNLIEDNDSLELSELEKYKLLKYRLENSDLRKINNIKNNSNYWEENFSGKGVFPPKGSGLIEEDILEERWNNLISAIYATGEITKRSIEMQELEGEFYFSEKNLIQIEIGILKYKTLMKGWLNHLYLSANSSFNSKTLIISKKKDYSKNINFEVSKEILPINAQEATKTLREIHLLAAAGRKSCWPIPPESGLAYALAINEKNKNEEDLFQKQWEGDLYRQGERESLTMELCFGKKCKASTFLDVKSFNDILMSLYEPLLKNIY comes from the coding sequence TTGCTAACAATTTATCGAAGTAATAAAGCTGAATGGTTAGCAGAGATACTAGGACAGGAACTCCGATTAAATCCTCCTGAAATAACTGAAGAAGTTAATATTATCGTGAGTACATGGCCATCAAGCAGATGGCTAAGTGAAAAACTTTCAATAATTAATAATATCAATGCATTAGTTAAATACCCTTTCCCTGGTTCATATTTGAAAGGGTTAGTCAAGAGAATTATTGGTATTGACCCTAATGAAAAAGATCAATGGGAAAAGAATCATCTTGTTTGGAATATTTTAGAATTATTACCGGAATTAATGAAAGATGAAGAAGCACAGGTAATTAGATCCTGGATAAAAATAAGCGATAAAGAAAATGAGCAAATAAATCTAAATTTATGGGATCTAGCAAACAATATTGCAGAGATATTTGATGATTACATACTTTATAGGCCTGAAATTATCAAGCAATGGTTAAGCAAGAAAACAGAAAAGAATCCTAGAGAAATTAGTATTAATAAAAATATTCATTGGCAAAAAATTTTATTTAATTTATTACATAAAAAGATAAACAAAGATCCATTCTGCATCCAAGTCGAAAAAGCTATTAAACGTTTAAAAAAAGATGATATTCCTAAGCTAGATTATCCAAAAAATCTCTACATATATGGACTTAGCAGTCTGGCCCCATTGCAAATAGATTTAATTCAAGCATTTTCAAAAGTAATAAATATAAAAATTTATCTAATTTCCCCTTGCAATGATCTTTGGCAAAGATGTGAAGCAAGAAGACTGCAATTTAGAAACACATGGAATACTCCTCCTGATAGCCAATGGTTACTAGAATCTCCAAGACTTGAAGCCTTACTTGGAAGGATGGGGGCTGAATTTCAACAGTTGCTAGAGGGGAGTGGTGAATATCAATTAGGAGAGAAAAATGAGCAAGATATTTTTTCTCTTACAGCAGATATTGTCACTAATAAAGGGAACAAACCAAATTTATTAGAACAACTACAACAAGAATTGTTAGTCACAAAAAGTGAAACTATTTTAACTAAAGAAAAATCTGACAAATCACTCCTTTTCCTTAAATCTCCAGGAAAGTATCGGCAAGTAGAATTAATACGGGACCATATATTACAGCTTTTCGCCAATGACAAAGAACTACAACCCAGAGACATTCTAATAATGACACCACAGGTTGATAGTTATGCGCCAATAATTGCCTCAATATTTAACAATATCGATCACAATACTACACAGCTACCCTGGGTAATCACAGATAGGAGTCAAGAGGATAAAGTAGGTTTAATACATTTTGTGTTAAATCTGTTAGAGATTTCGGCATCTCGTCTTACTGCCTCAATTTTTGAAAACTTATTAACGAATCCAGCATTCCAAGCACAACAGAATATAAGTAATGAGGAAGTGAGTGAGATAACCAAAAACCTTCAATCCGCTGGCTTTACTTGGGGACTTGATTCTTCAGAAAGATTTGGGGATGAAACTCATAGTCTCTGTTGGTGTCTAGAAAGATTTCTACTTGGTCTTGTTTTACCAAATGATCCAATTAATGGAATAAGCAATATCTCCCCTTATTCCGAGAATATTTCAAGTACTGAGTTTATAAAAGTTTGGGGTATACTTTCAAAACTTTGCAATTATATCGATGCGATTCGCAGTAGTCGTTCATGTCAAGAATGGATAAAGCTTATAACATCGCTCGTAAAGGATTTATTTGGGGATGGTGGAGAATGGGCATGGGAAGAGCAACAACTACTAACTATTGTTAATAGTTGGGGTCTCATAACAGATAATTGTGAATTAGAAATTGATTGTTTAATAGTCAAAGACATTATCACCAAAGCATTAAGTTCTACGAATGGCAAGTTTGGTCATAGGACAGGGAAAATTACGATCAGTGCCTTAGAGCCAATGAGAGCAATCCCTCATCAAATCATCATCGTTATGGGACTGGAAAGTAGAACTTTTCCGAGAATAGATAATAGAAGGAGTTTTAATCTCCTAGAAAGAAAAAGAGAACTTGGAGACCCTAACCAATATGACAAAGACCGCTATTCATTATTAGAAGCTTTAATCTCAACTCGTCAACATCTTTTACTTTCTTGGAATTCCAAAGATGAAAAGACAGGAGAAGATCTTGAACCTCCAAGTCCTATTCAACAATGGATGAATTACTTAAAAATCAAATTAGGAGCCAACACCTTTCAAGATATCCTCATTGAGCCACCAGCAAATCCTCTTGATCATTTCAACTTTATAAAAACCGAAAATCCACAAATCATGAGTTGTGATATGAAGAATCTAGAAGCTAGAAAATGGCTTGAAAAAGCTATACCAACAAAAGATGTCTCACTAGCATTACCAATAAAATGGAAAGGAATAAACGTAAGCGAATTAAAATCTTATTCCTTCGAGAAAACCAAAGAATGGTTACTAAATCCACAAATAACATGGTTGAAAGAGAATGAAATCCAATCAAAAGAATTTGTCAATCTTATTGAAGATAATGATTCACTCGAGCTTTCAGAATTAGAAAAATATAAGCTGCTTAAATATCGACTAGAGAATAGTGATCTCAGAAAAATTAACAACATAAAAAACAATTCAAACTACTGGGAAGAAAACTTTTCTGGCAAAGGTGTTTTCCCTCCAAAAGGCTCTGGATTAATAGAAGAAGATATTCTTGAAGAGCGATGGAATAATTTAATATCCGCAATATACGCTACCGGTGAAATCACGAAAAGGAGTATAGAGATGCAAGAGTTGGAAGGTGAATTTTACTTTAGTGAGAAGAATTTAATACAGATTGAAATTGGTATTTTAAAATATAAAACTCTTATGAAAGGGTGGCTAAATCATTTATATTTATCTGCAAATAGTTCATTTAATTCTAAAACTCTGATAATTTCTAAAAAGAAAGATTATAGTAAAAACATTAATTTTGAAGTAAGCAAGGAAATATTACCCATCAATGCCCAAGAAGCAACTAAAACACTAAGAGAGATCCATCTATTAGCAGCTGCAGGAAGAAAAAGTTGTTGGCCCATACCACCTGAAAGTGGCCTGGCGTATGCCCTTGCCATAAACGAAAAGAATAAGAATGAGGAAGATTTATTTCAAAAGCAATGGGAAGGTGATTTATATAGGCAAGGAGAAAGAGAATCACTAACAATGGAACTTTGCTTTGGAAAGAAATGCAAGGCCTCTACTTTTCTAGACGTTAAATCATTTAACGATATATTAATGAGTCTGTATGAACCACTACTAAAAAACATCTACTAA
- a CDS encoding methyltransferase family protein, translating into MRLNKRKHFNNIITVLSRWGFSKQGLLNNSKGEWYLFSQILLILLHFIPPYPKIEHTEFATNTFIMIIGLSISIHGLIIVIKAFLDLGENLTPLTYPMNESILIKNKSYKNVRHPIYKGLLFISLGICIFLLSLIHLCLLISLAYILKIKALKEEERLKIKFSEYKKYIKEVPAIIKKIKYLDWRS; encoded by the coding sequence ATGAGGCTAAACAAAAGAAAACACTTTAATAATATTATAACTGTCTTATCAAGATGGGGATTTAGCAAGCAGGGACTATTAAATAATTCAAAAGGGGAATGGTATTTATTTTCTCAAATCCTACTAATACTACTCCATTTTATACCTCCCTACCCAAAAATAGAGCATACAGAATTTGCAACAAATACTTTTATTATGATTATTGGATTATCAATTTCAATTCACGGTCTAATTATTGTCATTAAAGCATTCCTAGATTTAGGAGAAAATCTTACACCGCTAACTTATCCAATGAATGAATCGATTCTGATAAAAAATAAATCATACAAAAATGTTAGACATCCCATTTATAAGGGATTATTATTTATTTCATTAGGAATATGTATTTTTTTATTGAGTCTAATACATCTATGTTTGCTCATATCATTAGCTTACATCTTAAAGATAAAAGCATTAAAGGAAGAAGAAAGGCTGAAAATTAAATTCTCTGAATACAAAAAATATATCAAAGAAGTCCCAGCTATTATCAAAAAAATAAAATATTTAGATTGGAGATCATAA
- a CDS encoding UvrD-helicase domain-containing protein: MKNIKLFQANKYPLTNGMRLIEASAGTGKTFSLSHLVLRLLTEKEYSIDQILVVSFTEATASEIKAKIIERLISALKIIESINTKVKPYQIDDVLNEWIELNITSKERALYIASLLLEALERIDTADITTIHGFCSKTLRREAIENGNNLNPSIEKDSNSLINEIVEEYWIKEILEIEISELKGIFKTNFNRKSLIQVLSSLDNDPNNIFKQTFNELKIEESLSNQLNNLIELLWIEFKTKWKEKGQAIEDGFIEIAKDLKSQGIARTQPYSSKPRKNRYQLLTNWIEEYKDHKRPSYEDIQNQTLINKYFHPKNIYQLDMKYEIDSCSKEMREILHVIADLYDSPGELVWEHALLWTKRELEKRKSKKGLINYSDLLKLLDPNKLNSSKIKDEYKSNNIYKNLKFRYKVALIDEFQDTDPVQLRLLKETFGNSSKHLLLMIGDPKQAIYSFRGGSLNTYMEAREACDRIDLMNANYRSTKSLILTLNKLFLDGLIRSKLSTQELNPCSQEKLLKLNGIKEPFKIINLIDNNHEEKAERIKLESKSKIEDKIPKVIGSYLLELLNSNPKDLSPSDICILVNRHDQATNIHSYLSKIKIPSQLLSNENIFTREGAQILQIFINCIVSPYNQQKLSILACSELMQWKKKQLIESKINGDFDSLSSKFYELAKLFPKIGLLGCLSNFLEGKSIADLSNRGTLLGDLYQSSQLVDEQIHRQKFNALRASQWLRDQRFEPIEPIPEEYQPNSAISNSSVNIITIHKSKGLQFKIVICPYLWQKPPDKKSHLWKDNQNLLISKKYKWHKKYRSYQNFIRKESLNEAERLAYVAFTRAKQQLIVLWAKAADQEGNPLSGFLFGSKSINLNIEDHTKEMMEKSFKTRELKVDIQDIKAIETNQKWTQPKSEVKLQLGEIPKHPFENSWGRYSFSKWISKKDDELILKDLSDELNEDHAFKEEIEDISLKKIDQLLIEKDQSFDQSEAELLSKESPIGNFPRGPIAGTCLHKILEKIDFNDIENQLKVSAIIEEELNTVNISNSFIEPINILLKRIANIPLGGPLGKFKMKDLNPKSSIKELKFDIPICHKANPINTFELSSIFREDPQNKYGSDYINKLMNLNIYSSGFLTGSIDQVFADNPNHEIAKWWVLDWKSNWIGSPLSKDGGSSCGPSNYSIARMDEEMYHHHYPLQAHIYLLALHRFLNWRLPEYSPQKHLGGYIYVFLRGLPDKGDLVEKNFPQMTPGLIVEPAPIKRIKKLDLLIKRM, encoded by the coding sequence ATGAAAAATATTAAATTATTTCAAGCAAATAAATATCCTTTAACTAATGGAATGCGTCTAATAGAAGCAAGTGCTGGCACAGGTAAGACATTCTCTCTTTCGCATCTTGTCTTAAGATTATTGACTGAAAAAGAGTATTCAATAGACCAAATACTAGTTGTCAGTTTTACAGAAGCAACAGCATCAGAGATAAAAGCAAAAATCATTGAAAGACTAATTTCAGCATTAAAAATAATTGAATCAATAAATACAAAAGTAAAACCATATCAAATTGACGACGTGTTAAATGAATGGATAGAATTAAATATTACATCTAAAGAAAGAGCTTTATACATAGCATCCCTACTATTAGAAGCATTAGAAAGAATTGACACGGCAGATATCACAACAATTCATGGATTTTGCAGTAAAACTCTTCGTAGAGAAGCTATTGAGAATGGTAATAATTTAAACCCATCAATCGAAAAAGATTCAAATTCACTAATAAATGAAATTGTTGAAGAATATTGGATAAAAGAAATATTAGAAATAGAAATTTCAGAATTAAAAGGGATATTTAAAACAAATTTTAATCGAAAGAGTTTAATTCAAGTTCTTAGTTCATTGGATAATGATCCAAATAATATTTTCAAGCAAACATTTAATGAATTAAAAATAGAAGAAAGTCTTTCAAATCAATTAAACAACTTAATTGAATTATTATGGATAGAATTTAAAACTAAATGGAAAGAAAAGGGCCAAGCGATTGAAGATGGATTTATAGAGATCGCGAAGGATCTAAAATCTCAGGGTATTGCACGGACACAGCCATACTCATCCAAGCCTAGGAAAAATCGTTATCAGCTATTAACTAACTGGATTGAAGAATATAAAGATCACAAACGACCATCATATGAAGATATTCAAAATCAAACCCTTATAAATAAATATTTTCATCCTAAAAATATTTACCAATTAGATATGAAATATGAAATAGATTCCTGTTCAAAAGAAATGAGGGAAATACTTCATGTTATAGCAGATTTATATGATAGTCCAGGTGAATTAGTTTGGGAACATGCTTTGTTATGGACTAAGAGAGAGCTTGAAAAAAGAAAATCTAAAAAGGGTTTGATAAATTATTCTGATCTACTTAAATTATTAGATCCCAATAAACTAAATAGTAGTAAAATAAAAGATGAATATAAATCTAACAATATCTATAAAAACCTAAAATTCAGGTATAAAGTAGCATTAATCGATGAGTTCCAAGATACTGATCCAGTCCAATTAAGATTACTAAAAGAGACCTTTGGTAACAGCTCAAAACATCTATTACTAATGATTGGAGATCCAAAGCAAGCAATCTATAGTTTTAGAGGTGGAAGTTTAAATACATACATGGAAGCCAGAGAGGCTTGTGATCGAATTGATTTGATGAACGCTAATTATAGAAGTACAAAATCTCTAATTTTAACTCTCAATAAATTATTTCTTGATGGTTTAATAAGATCAAAGCTATCAACTCAAGAACTTAATCCTTGTTCACAAGAAAAGCTACTAAAACTAAATGGTATAAAAGAACCATTTAAAATAATAAATCTAATAGATAACAATCATGAAGAGAAAGCAGAAAGAATAAAATTGGAATCAAAAAGCAAAATAGAGGATAAAATTCCGAAAGTTATTGGATCTTATTTGTTAGAGCTATTAAACAGTAATCCCAAAGATTTAAGCCCCTCAGATATTTGCATACTAGTCAATAGACACGATCAAGCTACCAACATCCATAGCTATTTATCCAAAATAAAAATCCCTTCACAACTCCTAAGCAATGAAAATATTTTTACTAGAGAGGGTGCTCAAATTCTACAGATTTTCATTAACTGCATCGTCAGTCCATATAACCAACAAAAACTTTCCATATTAGCTTGTTCTGAGCTAATGCAATGGAAAAAGAAACAACTTATTGAATCTAAAATTAATGGCGATTTTGATTCATTATCTTCGAAGTTCTATGAACTTGCCAAATTATTTCCAAAGATTGGATTATTAGGGTGTTTATCAAACTTTCTAGAAGGGAAATCAATAGCTGACCTTTCTAATAGAGGAACTTTGTTAGGTGATTTGTATCAAAGCTCTCAATTAGTAGACGAGCAGATCCATCGACAGAAATTCAATGCTTTAAGAGCATCACAATGGCTTAGGGATCAACGTTTCGAGCCCATTGAGCCTATACCTGAAGAATATCAACCTAACAGTGCCATTAGTAATAGCTCCGTAAATATCATTACAATTCACAAGAGTAAAGGACTTCAATTTAAAATAGTAATCTGTCCATACTTGTGGCAAAAGCCTCCTGATAAAAAAAGTCATTTATGGAAAGATAATCAAAATCTATTAATTTCTAAAAAGTATAAATGGCATAAGAAATATAGGTCATATCAAAATTTCATTAGAAAAGAATCATTAAATGAAGCAGAGCGGTTAGCTTACGTTGCTTTTACAAGAGCTAAACAACAATTAATAGTCCTGTGGGCAAAGGCTGCTGATCAAGAAGGGAACCCTCTTTCAGGCTTTTTATTTGGATCTAAATCGATAAATCTAAATATAGAAGACCATACAAAAGAAATGATGGAAAAGTCATTCAAGACAAGGGAACTAAAAGTTGATATTCAAGATATAAAAGCAATTGAAACTAATCAAAAATGGACTCAACCGAAAAGTGAAGTCAAATTACAACTGGGAGAAATTCCTAAACATCCGTTTGAGAATAGTTGGGGAAGGTATAGTTTTTCAAAATGGATATCAAAAAAAGATGACGAATTAATTCTAAAAGACTTATCAGATGAGTTAAATGAAGATCATGCATTTAAAGAAGAAATTGAGGATATATCTCTCAAAAAAATTGATCAATTATTGATAGAGAAAGATCAAAGTTTTGACCAATCAGAAGCTGAGCTATTGTCAAAAGAAAGTCCTATTGGTAATTTCCCCCGAGGACCTATAGCAGGGACTTGTCTTCATAAAATACTTGAAAAAATAGATTTCAATGATATTGAAAATCAACTAAAAGTTTCAGCTATAATAGAAGAAGAATTAAATACAGTTAATATAAGTAATTCATTTATTGAACCAATTAATATTTTATTAAAGAGAATTGCAAATATCCCTTTAGGTGGTCCATTAGGTAAATTTAAAATGAAAGATTTAAATCCTAAAAGCTCTATCAAAGAATTGAAATTTGATATTCCAATTTGTCATAAAGCCAATCCAATTAATACTTTCGAATTATCATCAATATTTAGAGAAGATCCTCAAAATAAATATGGCTCAGACTATATAAATAAACTGATGAATCTAAATATCTATAGCAGCGGCTTCCTAACCGGATCCATAGACCAAGTTTTTGCAGACAACCCAAATCATGAAATTGCTAAATGGTGGGTTTTAGATTGGAAAAGCAACTGGATAGGAAGTCCGCTATCAAAAGATGGTGGTTCTTCTTGTGGTCCCTCAAATTATTCAATTGCCAGAATGGATGAAGAAATGTACCATCACCACTATCCTCTTCAAGCCCATATATATTTACTAGCTTTACATAGATTTTTAAATTGGAGACTGCCCGAGTATTCACCTCAAAAACATCTTGGAGGTTATATTTACGTGTTTTTGAGAGGTCTTCCAGATAAAGGAGATTTAGTAGAAAAGAATTTCCCTCAAATGACTCCAGGCTTAATCGTAGAACCTGCTCCTATTAAAAGAATTAAAAAATTAGATTTATTGATTAAACGAATGTAA